A single region of the Duganella sp. BuS-21 genome encodes:
- the trbL gene encoding P-type conjugative transfer protein TrbL, protein MDRQVYTNTKYLVFLALLLISLTANAEIETDEIFDKVHDVYFAAATSWATVIKLHATRLFWTLALISLVWTFGMMALRNADTGEFFAEFIRFTIFTGFYWWLLDNGPAIAEAIVNSMRNIGASASAGTHPAVYPLPSPSSIVDVGFAILGQALVSASVWSPFASVLGAFLALAILIILTLIAINVLIVLISAWVLAYAGIFFLGFGGCRWTSDMAINYFKTVLGVGVQLLVMVLLVGVGKNFVDVYYSHMSAGMLITEMCAFTVVVLVMLALINKLPPLLAGLVTGGGTGALGGGLGARDAIAAAAMASAALSTAGAALTSAATNVAGGVQALMAAMSKGTEGSSQSGSIDRDFMASPGADSQAGGNGESPLAQAMGNDTSQNSSGTSDKKSDGTSDNSSGSGQKSASGKSSTGTSSTTSTAKVSSRQSASSSSGGAKAARGAAGNLASGIAQVAKNSFSARVANTFGGKVAQAIRESGSAAKASESANTLSAGTKADFDPQAEVASFRDRDQDDDSHDP, encoded by the coding sequence ATGGACAGGCAGGTATACACCAATACGAAATACCTCGTCTTCTTAGCATTGCTGCTAATCTCATTAACAGCCAACGCTGAGATAGAAACCGATGAGATATTTGACAAAGTTCACGATGTATACTTCGCTGCAGCGACATCGTGGGCGACCGTGATAAAGCTTCACGCAACCCGCCTTTTTTGGACGCTCGCCTTAATTAGTTTGGTGTGGACATTCGGAATGATGGCGCTTCGCAATGCCGATACAGGCGAATTCTTTGCAGAGTTCATCAGGTTTACGATATTCACTGGATTCTATTGGTGGCTCTTGGACAATGGCCCAGCTATCGCTGAGGCCATCGTTAACTCGATGAGAAACATCGGCGCCAGTGCAAGCGCTGGCACACATCCGGCTGTGTACCCTCTTCCGTCTCCCAGTAGCATCGTAGATGTGGGCTTCGCGATATTGGGGCAAGCCTTGGTCAGTGCATCAGTCTGGTCACCTTTCGCAAGTGTTTTGGGAGCGTTTCTCGCTCTAGCGATTCTGATTATACTTACCCTGATTGCGATCAACGTCTTAATAGTACTAATCAGTGCTTGGGTTTTGGCCTATGCGGGCATATTTTTTCTTGGATTCGGTGGATGTCGCTGGACATCCGATATGGCCATCAATTATTTCAAGACAGTACTAGGTGTGGGCGTCCAACTTCTGGTCATGGTCTTGCTAGTCGGCGTCGGAAAGAATTTTGTCGATGTCTACTATTCCCACATGAGCGCCGGAATGCTAATCACGGAGATGTGCGCTTTCACCGTCGTAGTTCTGGTAATGCTTGCCTTAATTAACAAGCTCCCTCCTTTGCTTGCGGGACTTGTTACGGGAGGCGGAACCGGTGCACTAGGCGGTGGACTTGGTGCGCGCGATGCTATCGCGGCGGCGGCCATGGCAAGTGCAGCACTCTCAACAGCAGGCGCAGCGCTGACTAGTGCAGCAACAAATGTCGCAGGCGGAGTTCAGGCTTTGATGGCGGCAATGTCCAAAGGAACTGAAGGCTCGAGTCAGTCGGGAAGTATCGATCGTGATTTTATGGCAAGCCCCGGCGCTGACTCCCAGGCTGGCGGCAATGGAGAAAGCCCCTTGGCACAGGCGATGGGCAATGATACCTCGCAAAACTCATCGGGTACCTCCGACAAAAAATCCGACGGCACTTCCGACAACTCGTCCGGGTCTGGCCAGAAGAGCGCCAGCGGAAAAAGTAGCACGGGTACCAGCTCAACGACGAGTACGGCCAAGGTAAGTAGCCGGCAGTCGGCTTCCAGTAGCAGTGGCGGCGCGAAGGCAGCACGCGGTGCGGCAGGTAATCTGGCCAGCGGCATCGCACAAGTAGCTAAGAACTCGTTCAGCGCGAGAGTTGCCAATACTTTTGGTGGAAAGGTGGCGCAAGCAATTCGCGAAAGCGGCAGCGCGGCCAAAGCATCTGAAAGTGCCAATACCCTATCGGCCGGCACTAAGGCGGATTTCGATCCTCAAGCTGAGGTTGCGTCCTTCAGAGATCGCGACCAAGACGATGACAGTCATGACCCTTGA
- the trbK gene encoding entry exclusion lipoprotein TrbK, whose product MSNQKNYKQRMILLFVFLLSGCDWLWGEPPLPEVTAENCKPENVKRIRNEEARNKFLSNCALRSTIKPSRPRGW is encoded by the coding sequence ATGTCAAACCAAAAAAACTACAAGCAGAGAATGATCCTGCTTTTCGTCTTCCTTCTCTCAGGTTGCGACTGGCTTTGGGGCGAACCACCACTCCCTGAAGTCACCGCAGAGAACTGCAAACCGGAGAATGTAAAACGCATCAGAAATGAAGAAGCACGCAATAAATTCCTAAGCAATTGCGCTTTGCGAAGCACCATTAAGCCAAGCAGGCCAAGGGGATGGTGA
- a CDS encoding conjugal transfer protein TrbI encodes MDSAANMSPDASPDTPVARNGVRRVNNLPVYLIGIVIAGFLLVMALVAMDRAEKQQRPPDTAGQKTASTSNFATELTGQAKDGIVPAAKAAPLEAPSLPTNEPPIAVVGPGTLEPPPTPPQTPQSTSNAQDADPRVRIAQEKMHMLEEAARAKTTVQMVAPRSAASAPVGAQRLGGGVSREEAIARIAAAQEQDRTLTSEDPTAMYQARLQQLQQAGIATATGSAAMVPTAAKEEQSTQSMPGSGKSYTQFDGKVQEDRWRLDSQLQAPRSPYELRAGFVLPAVLISGINSDLPGMVMGQVSQDVFDTATGKWKLIPQGSRLVGQYSSEIAYGQARVLVAWQRIVFPDGKALDLGAMPGADSAGYAGFHDKVNNHYLRIFGSALLMSGVTAGIALSQPESSYYDRRSTRTAMSEALGQQLGQVAIQMIARNMGISPTLEIRPGYRFNVVVIKDLTFSKPYKAFDY; translated from the coding sequence ATGGACAGCGCAGCCAATATGTCCCCCGATGCTTCACCTGATACACCTGTCGCGAGAAACGGTGTAAGGCGCGTGAACAACCTGCCTGTGTACTTGATCGGCATCGTCATCGCCGGATTCCTGTTGGTGATGGCTTTAGTCGCGATGGATCGCGCGGAGAAACAACAGCGGCCACCAGATACTGCCGGCCAAAAAACCGCAAGCACCAGCAATTTTGCAACCGAGCTTACAGGTCAGGCAAAAGACGGCATCGTTCCCGCCGCCAAAGCGGCCCCGCTGGAGGCACCGAGTCTGCCAACAAACGAGCCGCCCATAGCGGTTGTGGGACCCGGGACGCTGGAACCGCCACCAACGCCGCCCCAGACGCCGCAGTCCACCAGCAATGCGCAAGACGCCGATCCACGAGTGCGGATCGCGCAGGAGAAGATGCACATGCTGGAGGAAGCCGCCCGCGCAAAAACCACCGTGCAGATGGTCGCCCCGCGCAGCGCCGCATCCGCGCCGGTTGGCGCGCAGAGACTCGGCGGCGGAGTGTCGAGAGAGGAAGCAATCGCACGCATCGCAGCAGCGCAAGAGCAAGACAGGACGCTGACGTCGGAAGACCCGACTGCCATGTATCAGGCACGCCTACAGCAACTGCAGCAAGCAGGCATCGCTACAGCGACTGGTAGCGCCGCGATGGTGCCCACCGCAGCGAAGGAGGAGCAGTCCACGCAATCGATGCCTGGTAGCGGAAAAAGCTACACGCAGTTCGATGGCAAGGTACAGGAGGACCGCTGGCGCCTGGATTCGCAACTGCAAGCTCCCCGTTCACCATATGAACTACGGGCAGGCTTTGTCCTTCCTGCAGTACTTATCTCAGGCATCAATTCCGATTTGCCGGGGATGGTTATGGGCCAGGTCAGCCAGGACGTATTCGACACAGCGACCGGCAAATGGAAATTGATACCACAAGGCTCGCGCCTCGTCGGCCAATACTCCAGCGAAATCGCATATGGCCAAGCACGGGTGCTGGTGGCATGGCAGCGTATCGTCTTCCCCGATGGAAAAGCCCTGGATCTCGGCGCGATGCCAGGCGCCGACAGCGCGGGCTATGCAGGCTTCCACGATAAGGTCAACAACCACTACCTGCGCATCTTTGGCTCCGCGCTGCTCATGTCCGGTGTCACCGCCGGAATCGCGCTAAGTCAGCCAGAATCGTCCTACTACGATCGTCGCAGCACGCGCACCGCGATGAGCGAGGCGCTGGGTCAGCAGCTCGGCCAGGTGGCAATACAGATGATCGCCCGGAACATGGGCATCTCACCGACATTGGAGATTCGGCCAGGCTACCGGTTCAACGTGGTGGTGATCAAAGACCTGACCTTCTCGAAACCATACAAAGCTTTTGACTACTGA